The following proteins are encoded in a genomic region of Takifugu flavidus isolate HTHZ2018 chromosome 3, ASM371156v2, whole genome shotgun sequence:
- the zgc:153012 gene encoding sperm acrosome developmental regulator isoform X1, producing MWSFWNNYSKLKHQVHLCREFRMSGGKKRSGFQITSVTSDFKQTPNDQSAPSTALTAQGSAYSLQGSSSQPTTPSLKRRYASHDASAQEAGCSRFRVVRLAVSGPGGGSGRGKPYHRGRWTCTEFMEREEVLGIRRVLDTMRHAHSLESLEMIGRDADRGGVHSQGATHLLCQPVKNKDSSGAVIHSGPPSPTHKGPVNVRLLDCKEPGEAEQLDSSPSSPPAHPRVLPPPLQLEAGRHGQHILRLSHSQPSSPPAGSNHLAPVRTPATFSLDQTFFSLTQDASSSANNLIAIDNKIEQAMDLVKSHLMLAVREEVELLKEQIRELQDKNQHLEKENLLLRTLTHDVPNTQNT from the exons ATGTGGAGCTTCTGGAACAATTATTCCAAATTAAAACATCAGGTTCATCTGTGCAG ggagtTCAGGATGAGTGGTGGTAAAAAGAGGAGTGGCTTCCAGATCACCAGCGTGACCTCAGATTTCAAACAAACGCCAAACGACCAATCAGCTCCCAGCACTGCCCTCACAGCCCAAGGCTCCGCCTACAGCCTGCAGGGAAGCTCCTCCCAGCCGACCACGCCCTCTCTCAAACGCAGATACGCCTCACACGATGCATCGGCCCAAGAAGCAGGATGTTCCCGGTTCAGGGTGGTGAGGCTGGCAGTCAGTgggccgggggggggcagcggccGTGGTAAGCCATACCATCGGGGAAGGTGGACATGCACAGAATTTATGGAACGGGAGGAAGTGCTAGGAATCAGGCGTGTTTTAGACACCATGAGACACGCCCACTCACTGGAGTCCTTAGAGATGATTGGCAGGGATGCAGACAGAGGGGGGGTTCACTCTCAGGGGGCCACCCACCTGTTGTGCCAGCCAGTAAAAAACAAGGACAGCTCAGGTGCTGTTATACACAGCGGGCCACCGTCTCCAACCCACAAAGGGCCCGTTAATGTCCGGCTCCTGGACTGCAAAGAGCCTGgtgaagcagagcagctggactccagcccttcttctcctccagcccacCCCCGagtcctccccccacctctccagtTGGAGGCTGGCAGACATGGACAG CACATCCTGAGACTGTCTCACTCCCAGCCCAGTTCTCCCCCCGCTGGATCCAACCATCTGGCTCCCGTTCGGACCCCGGCAACCTTCAGTCTGGATCAAACCTTCTTTAGTCTAACACAGGATGCCAG TAGCTCAGCCAACAATCTAATCGCCATTGACAACAAAATAGAACAAGCGATG gacttAGTAAAGAGTCACCTGATGCTGGCGGTCAGAGAAGAGGTGGAGCTTCTGAAGGAACAAATCAGAGAACTGCAGGACAAGAACCAacacctggagaaggagaacCTCCTCCTGAGAACGCTCACACATGACGTGCCTAACACACagaacacataa
- the zgc:153012 gene encoding sperm acrosome developmental regulator isoform X2 has protein sequence MWSFWNNYSKLKHQVHLCREFRMSGGKKRSGFQITSVTSDFKQTPNDQSAPSTALTAQGSAYSLQGSSSQPTTPSLKRRYASHDASAQEAGCSRFRVVRLAVSGPGGGSGRGKPYHRGRWTCTEFMEREEVLGIRRVLDTMRHAHSLESLEMIGRDADRGGVHSQGATHLLCQPVKNKDSSGAVIHSGPPSPTHKGPVNVRLLDCKEPGEAEQLDSSPSSPPAHPRVLPPPLQLEAGRHGQHILRLSHSQPSSPPAGSNHLAPVRTPATFSLDQTFFSLTQDASSANNLIAIDNKIEQAMDLVKSHLMLAVREEVELLKEQIRELQDKNQHLEKENLLLRTLTHDVPNTQNT, from the exons ATGTGGAGCTTCTGGAACAATTATTCCAAATTAAAACATCAGGTTCATCTGTGCAG ggagtTCAGGATGAGTGGTGGTAAAAAGAGGAGTGGCTTCCAGATCACCAGCGTGACCTCAGATTTCAAACAAACGCCAAACGACCAATCAGCTCCCAGCACTGCCCTCACAGCCCAAGGCTCCGCCTACAGCCTGCAGGGAAGCTCCTCCCAGCCGACCACGCCCTCTCTCAAACGCAGATACGCCTCACACGATGCATCGGCCCAAGAAGCAGGATGTTCCCGGTTCAGGGTGGTGAGGCTGGCAGTCAGTgggccgggggggggcagcggccGTGGTAAGCCATACCATCGGGGAAGGTGGACATGCACAGAATTTATGGAACGGGAGGAAGTGCTAGGAATCAGGCGTGTTTTAGACACCATGAGACACGCCCACTCACTGGAGTCCTTAGAGATGATTGGCAGGGATGCAGACAGAGGGGGGGTTCACTCTCAGGGGGCCACCCACCTGTTGTGCCAGCCAGTAAAAAACAAGGACAGCTCAGGTGCTGTTATACACAGCGGGCCACCGTCTCCAACCCACAAAGGGCCCGTTAATGTCCGGCTCCTGGACTGCAAAGAGCCTGgtgaagcagagcagctggactccagcccttcttctcctccagcccacCCCCGagtcctccccccacctctccagtTGGAGGCTGGCAGACATGGACAG CACATCCTGAGACTGTCTCACTCCCAGCCCAGTTCTCCCCCCGCTGGATCCAACCATCTGGCTCCCGTTCGGACCCCGGCAACCTTCAGTCTGGATCAAACCTTCTTTAGTCTAACACAGGATGCCAG CTCAGCCAACAATCTAATCGCCATTGACAACAAAATAGAACAAGCGATG gacttAGTAAAGAGTCACCTGATGCTGGCGGTCAGAGAAGAGGTGGAGCTTCTGAAGGAACAAATCAGAGAACTGCAGGACAAGAACCAacacctggagaaggagaacCTCCTCCTGAGAACGCTCACACATGACGTGCCTAACACACagaacacataa
- the zgc:153012 gene encoding sperm acrosome developmental regulator isoform X3: protein MSGGKKRSGFQITSVTSDFKQTPNDQSAPSTALTAQGSAYSLQGSSSQPTTPSLKRRYASHDASAQEAGCSRFRVVRLAVSGPGGGSGRGKPYHRGRWTCTEFMEREEVLGIRRVLDTMRHAHSLESLEMIGRDADRGGVHSQGATHLLCQPVKNKDSSGAVIHSGPPSPTHKGPVNVRLLDCKEPGEAEQLDSSPSSPPAHPRVLPPPLQLEAGRHGQHILRLSHSQPSSPPAGSNHLAPVRTPATFSLDQTFFSLTQDASSSANNLIAIDNKIEQAMDLVKSHLMLAVREEVELLKEQIRELQDKNQHLEKENLLLRTLTHDVPNTQNT from the exons ATGAGTGGTGGTAAAAAGAGGAGTGGCTTCCAGATCACCAGCGTGACCTCAGATTTCAAACAAACGCCAAACGACCAATCAGCTCCCAGCACTGCCCTCACAGCCCAAGGCTCCGCCTACAGCCTGCAGGGAAGCTCCTCCCAGCCGACCACGCCCTCTCTCAAACGCAGATACGCCTCACACGATGCATCGGCCCAAGAAGCAGGATGTTCCCGGTTCAGGGTGGTGAGGCTGGCAGTCAGTgggccgggggggggcagcggccGTGGTAAGCCATACCATCGGGGAAGGTGGACATGCACAGAATTTATGGAACGGGAGGAAGTGCTAGGAATCAGGCGTGTTTTAGACACCATGAGACACGCCCACTCACTGGAGTCCTTAGAGATGATTGGCAGGGATGCAGACAGAGGGGGGGTTCACTCTCAGGGGGCCACCCACCTGTTGTGCCAGCCAGTAAAAAACAAGGACAGCTCAGGTGCTGTTATACACAGCGGGCCACCGTCTCCAACCCACAAAGGGCCCGTTAATGTCCGGCTCCTGGACTGCAAAGAGCCTGgtgaagcagagcagctggactccagcccttcttctcctccagcccacCCCCGagtcctccccccacctctccagtTGGAGGCTGGCAGACATGGACAG CACATCCTGAGACTGTCTCACTCCCAGCCCAGTTCTCCCCCCGCTGGATCCAACCATCTGGCTCCCGTTCGGACCCCGGCAACCTTCAGTCTGGATCAAACCTTCTTTAGTCTAACACAGGATGCCAG TAGCTCAGCCAACAATCTAATCGCCATTGACAACAAAATAGAACAAGCGATG gacttAGTAAAGAGTCACCTGATGCTGGCGGTCAGAGAAGAGGTGGAGCTTCTGAAGGAACAAATCAGAGAACTGCAGGACAAGAACCAacacctggagaaggagaacCTCCTCCTGAGAACGCTCACACATGACGTGCCTAACACACagaacacataa
- the mogat3a gene encoding 2-acylglycerol O-acyltransferase 2-A yields MKIEFAPLNIPLRRRLQTAAVLQWVFSFLALAQCCLAAFVLLALSDWWTLALLYAGWLWLDWDTPINGGRRCQWIRTWRIWDWFRDYFPLTLVKTVDLDPKKNYIFGFHPHGVLVAGAFGNFCTEATGFSRQFPGLKSHLLMLPFWFRVPVFRDYIMCGGLVSSCKSSLSYLISRPEGGNVAVIAVGGAPEALDARPGALTLQVRNRKGFIKLALKHGAQLVPVFSFGENELFDQMLNPSGSPLRTLQDRLQGIMGVAMPLFHARGVFQYSFGLMPYRQAINTVVGKPVAVVQTPSPTSEDIEKLHQIYLQSLTELFEEHKHKYGLQEHQHLTFI; encoded by the exons ATGAAGATCGAGTTCGCCCCGCTGAACATCCCGCTGCGGAGGAGACTCCAGACCGCTGCCGTGCTGCAGTGGGTCTTCTCCTTCCTGGCTttag cTCAGTGCTGTCTGGCTGCCTTCGTCCTGCTGGCCCTCTCTGATTGGTGGACGCTGGCCCTTCTGTATGCTGGTTGGCTCTGGTTGGACTGGGACACGCCCATTAATGGAGGTCGCAGGTGTCAGTGGATCAGAACCTGGAGGATCTGGGACTGGTTCCGGGACTACTTCCCCCTGACG CTGGTGAAAACTGTTGACCTGGATCCCAAGAAAAACTACATCTTTGGTTTTCATCCACAtg GTGTGCTGGTAGCAGGGGCGTTTGGGAATTTCTGCACAGAGGCCACTGGTTTCTCCCGTCAGTTTCCTGGACTGAAGTCTCACCTGCTGATGCTCCCGTTCTGGTTCCGAGTGCCGGTCTTCAGAGACTACATCATGTGTGGAG gcCTGGTGTCCAGTTGTAAGTCCAGCCTTTCGTACCTCATCAGTCGTCCTGAAGGTGGAAATGTTGCTGTCATCGCTGTGGgcggagctccagaggctctggATGCCAGACCAggagctttaacactccag gTCCGTAACAGAAAAGGCTTCATTAAATTGGCTCTCAAACACGG agctCAGCTGGTTCCAGTTTTTTCCTTTGGTGAGAACGAGCTGTTTGATCAGATGCTGAACCCCAGTGGGTCTCCTCTGAGGACGCTGCAG GACCGCCTGCAGGGCATCATGGGAGTTGCGATGCCCCTCTTCCATGCTCGAGGTGTGTTCCAGTACAGCTTTGGACTGATGCCCTACAGACAAGCCATCAACACAGTCG TGGGGAAGCCTGTTGCAGTTGTCCAGACCCCCAGTCCAACCAGTGAGGACATCGAGAAGCTCCATCAAATTTACCTGCAGAGTCTCACAGAGCTGTTTGaagagcacaaacacaaatatggcCTTCAGGAACACCAGCACCTCACCTTCATATGA
- the LOC130522462 gene encoding phosphatidylinositol 4,5-bisphosphate 3-kinase catalytic subunit alpha isoform-like isoform X2 — protein MAPRPSSGELWGLHLMPPRILVDCCLPNGMMVSLECLRETPLISIKQQLFTEARKYPLYHLLQEESCYIFVGVTQEAEREEFYDETRRLCDLRLFHPILKVIEPLGNREEKILNREIGFAIGMPVCEFEMLKDPEVQDFRRSILSVCREAMEEREGGGAHSQALYVYPPNVESSPQLPQHIYSKLDKGRLIVTIWVIVSPSNSKQKYTLKVSHDSLPEQLIAESIRKKSRSMHLSPQQLRLCVQEYQGQYILKVCGCDEYLLEKYPLSQYKYIRSCIIVGRLPHLMLVSKDSLYSQLPASGFVTPSYSRRTPQPSPCPGGGDGSPPRSLWAFNTPLRVRLLCATYVNVNIRDIDKIYVRTGIYHGGEPLCDNVNTQRVPCSNPRWNEWLTYDIYLADLPRSARLCLSICSVKGRKGAKEEHCPLAWGNVNLFDYKDILVSGKVALSLWPVPHGLEDLLNPIGVAGSNPNKETPCVELEFSWFNQTVVFPDEQQIEEHANWTISRELGYNYCHGLMYCLLKEWSLMEPELALELLDCNFPDPMVREFALRCLVQGLTDDKLSQYLLQLVQVLKYEMYLDNPLARFLIKKSLTNQRIGHFFFWHLKSEMHNKTVSRRFGLLLEAFCRACGMYLKHLNRQVEAMDKLVNLTDTLKQEKKDETQKTQMKFLVEHMSRPDYMEALQGFVSPLNPVHQLGNLRLEECRIMSSAKRPLWLNWENPDIMSELLFTNNEIIFKNGDDLRQDMLTLQIIKIMENIWQNQGLDLRMLPYGCLSIGDCVGLIEVVKNSFTIMQIQCKGGLKGALQFNSNTLHHWLKDKNRGEAYDRAIDLFTRSCAGYCVATFILGIGDRHNSNIMVKENGQLFHIDFGHFLDHKKKKFGYKRERVPFVLTQDFLIVISKGVQESTKTKEFERFQEMCYKAYLAIRQHASLFINLFSLLLGCGMPELQSFDDIAYLRKTLALEKSQQEALEYFTKQMNDAHHGGWSTKMDWIFHTIRHMPNEH, from the exons atggcaccaAGACCATCATCAGGCGAGCTCTGGGGGCTCCACCTGATGCCCCCTCGTATCCTGGTGGACTGCTGTTTACCCAACG GCATGATGGTCAGTCTGGAGTGTCTGAGGGAAACTCCTCTCatcagcatcaagcagcagctcTTCACTGAAGCCAGGAAGTACCCATTGTACCACCTGTTACAG gagGAGTCATGTTACATCTTTGTGGGTGTGACccaggaggcagagagggaagaaTTTTATGATGAAACCAGGCGGCTGTGTGACCTCCGACTGTTTCATCCCATCCTGAAGGTCATTGAGCCGTTAGgcaacagagaagagaagatcCTGAACAGAGAGATCG GGTTCGCCATCGGCATGCCGGTCTGTGAGTTTGAGATGTTGAAAGACCCAGAGGTTCAGGACTTCCGCCGCTCCATACTGAGTGTATGCAGAGAGGCcatggaggagagggaagggggcgGAGCCCATAGCCAGGCGCTCTATGTTTACCCCCCAAATGTGGAGTCCAGCCCCCAACTGCCACAACACATCTACAGCAAGCTGGACAAAG GTAGGCTGATTGTCACCATCTGGGTCATTGTGTCTCCGTCAAACTCCAAACAGAAATACACATTGAAG GTGAGTCACGACAGTTTACCTGAGCAGCTGATAGCAGAGTCCATCAGGAAGAAGAGTCGGTCAATGCACCTGTCACCTCAACAACTGCGTCTCTGTGTCCAGGAGTATCAGGGCCAGTACATCCTGAAG gtgtgtgGCTGTGATGAATACCTACTGGAGAAGTACCCTCTCAGTCAGTATAAG TATATCCGCTCCTGCATCATCGTCGGTCGTCTTCCTCACTTGATGTTGGTGTCCAAAGATAGTCTCTACTCTCAACTTCCTGCCTCTGGCTTCGTCACACCTTCTTATAG TCGCCGCACTCCTCAGCCGTCCCCATGTCCAGGAGGAGGGGACGGCTCCCCCCCTCGTTCTCTGTGGGCTTTTAATACTCCGCTGAGGGTCCGGTTGCTCTGCGCCACCTATGTGAATGTCAACATCAGAGATATTGATAAG ATCTACGTGCGGACGGGCATCTATCACGGCGGTGAGCCACTTTGCGACAATGTCAACACGCAGCGAGTTCCATGTTCCAACCCAAG GTGGAATGAATGGCTCACCTATGACATCTACCTGGCGGACCTCCCCCGTTCAGCAAgactctgtctgtctatctgctCTGTGAAGGGAAGGAAAGGGGCCAAGGAG GAGCACTGTCCTCTGGCATGGGGGAATGTCAACCTGTTTGACTACAAAGACATTCTTGTCTCTGGTAAAGTGGCACTTAGTCTCTGGCCTGTTCCTCATGGTCTGGAGGACCTTCTGAATCCTATCGGCGTTGCTGGTTCAAACCCTAACAAG GAGACTCCCTGTGTGGAACTCGAGTTCTCCTGGTTCAACCAGACTGTTGTGTTCCCTGATGAGCAGCAGATAGAAGAGCATGCTAACTGGACCATCAGCAGAGAGCTGGGCTACAACTACTGCCACGGACTG aTGTACTGTTTGTTGAAGGAATGGTCTCTGATGGAACCTGAGCTGGCTCTGGAGTTGCTGGACTGTAACTTCCCAGATCCGATGGTTCGGGAATTTGCTCTTCGCTGCCTGGTTCAAGGTCTGACGGATGACAAGCTGTCACAGTATCTGCTGCAGCTTGTTCAG GTGTTAAAGTATGAAATGTACCTGGACAATCCGCTAGCTCGTTTTCTGATCAAGAAAtctctgaccaatcagaggataGGACACTTCTTCTTCTGGCATCTGAA GTCAGAAATGCACAATAAGACGGTGTCGCGCCGCTTTGGTCTGCTGCTAGAAGCCTTCTGCAGAGCCTGTGGGATGTACCTGAAACACCTGAATAGACAG gtggAGGCGATGGATAAACTGGTCAATCTCACTGACACACTGAAGCAAGAGAAGAAGGATGAAACACAAAAA ACTCAGATGAAGTTCCTGGTTGAGCACATGTCTCGTCCAGATTACATGGAGGCTCTGCAGGGGTTCGTCTCTCCTCTAAACCCCGTTCACCAGCTGGGAAACCTCAG GCTGGAGGAATGCAGGATCATGTCATCAGCAAAGCGCCCCCTGTGGCTGAACTGGGAGAACCCTGACATCATGTCAGAACTGCTCTTCACcaataatgaaatcattttcaaGAATGGAGACG acctGCGTCAGGATATGTTGACTCTACAGATCATTAAGATCATGGAGAACATCTGGCAGAACCAAGGCCTGGACCTGCG catgcTGCCGTATGGCTGCTTGTCCATTGGGGACTGTGTGGGTCTGATTGAAGTGGTGAAGAACAGTTTCACCATCATGCAGATTCAGTGTAAAGGAGGCCTGAAGGGGGCGCTGCAGTTCAACTCCAACACTCTTCACCACTGGCTCAAAGACAAGAACCGTGGGGAGGC GTACGACCGGGCCATTGACCTGTTCACCAGATCTTGTGCAGGTTATTGTGTTGCGACCTTCATCCTTGGGATTGGAGATCGGCACAACTCCAACATCATGGTGAAGGAGAACGGACAG CTGTTCCACATTGACTTTGGTCACTTCCTGGATcacaagaagaaaaagtttGGCTACAAGAGGGAGCGAGTTCCTTTTGTGCTGACTCAGGACTTCCTCATCGTCATTAGTAAAGGAGTTCAGGAGTCCACCAAGACCAAGGAGTTTGAGAG GTTCCAGGAGATGTGCTACAAAGCCTACCTCGCCATTCGCCAACATGCCAGCCTCTTCATCaacctcttctccctccttctgGGCTGCGGAATGCCCGAACTCCAAAGCTTCGATGACATTGCGTACCTGAGGAAGACCCTGGCTCTGG AGAAGAGTCAGCAGGAGGCCTTGGAATATTTCACCAAACAGATGAACGACGCTCATCATGGCGGCTGGAGCACCAAGATGGACTGGATCTTCCACACCATCCGCCACATGCCCAAcgaacactga
- the LOC130522462 gene encoding phosphatidylinositol 4,5-bisphosphate 3-kinase catalytic subunit alpha isoform-like isoform X1, which yields MAPRPSSGELWGLHLMPPRILVDCCLPNGMMVSLECLRETPLISIKQQLFTEARKYPLYHLLQEESCYIFVGVTQEAEREEFYDETRRLCDLRLFHPILKVIEPLGNREEKILNREIGFAIGMPVCEFEMLKDPEVQDFRRSILSVCREAMEEREGGGAHSQALYVYPPNVESSPQLPQHIYSKLDKGRLIVTIWVIVSPSNSKQKYTLKVSHDSLPEQLIAESIRKKSRSMHLSPQQLRLCVQEYQGQYILKVCGCDEYLLEKYPLSQYKYIRSCIIVGRLPHLMLVSKDSLYSQLPASGFVTPSYSRRTPQPSPCPGGGDGSPPRSLWAFNTPLRVRLLCATYVNVNIRDIDKIYVRTGIYHGGEPLCDNVNTQRVPCSNPRWNEWLTYDIYLADLPRSARLCLSICSVKGRKGAKEEHCPLAWGNVNLFDYKDILVSGKVALSLWPVPHGLEDLLNPIGVAGSNPNKETPCVELEFSWFNQTVVFPDEQQIEEHANWTISRELGYNYCHGLSTRLACDSSVSTSDAEQLRSLCSKDPLYELSEQEKDFLWRHRHYCVNIPESLPKLLLSVKWNSRDEVSQMYCLLKEWSLMEPELALELLDCNFPDPMVREFALRCLVQGLTDDKLSQYLLQLVQVLKYEMYLDNPLARFLIKKSLTNQRIGHFFFWHLKSEMHNKTVSRRFGLLLEAFCRACGMYLKHLNRQVEAMDKLVNLTDTLKQEKKDETQKTQMKFLVEHMSRPDYMEALQGFVSPLNPVHQLGNLRLEECRIMSSAKRPLWLNWENPDIMSELLFTNNEIIFKNGDDLRQDMLTLQIIKIMENIWQNQGLDLRMLPYGCLSIGDCVGLIEVVKNSFTIMQIQCKGGLKGALQFNSNTLHHWLKDKNRGEAYDRAIDLFTRSCAGYCVATFILGIGDRHNSNIMVKENGQLFHIDFGHFLDHKKKKFGYKRERVPFVLTQDFLIVISKGVQESTKTKEFERFQEMCYKAYLAIRQHASLFINLFSLLLGCGMPELQSFDDIAYLRKTLALEKSQQEALEYFTKQMNDAHHGGWSTKMDWIFHTIRHMPNEH from the exons atggcaccaAGACCATCATCAGGCGAGCTCTGGGGGCTCCACCTGATGCCCCCTCGTATCCTGGTGGACTGCTGTTTACCCAACG GCATGATGGTCAGTCTGGAGTGTCTGAGGGAAACTCCTCTCatcagcatcaagcagcagctcTTCACTGAAGCCAGGAAGTACCCATTGTACCACCTGTTACAG gagGAGTCATGTTACATCTTTGTGGGTGTGACccaggaggcagagagggaagaaTTTTATGATGAAACCAGGCGGCTGTGTGACCTCCGACTGTTTCATCCCATCCTGAAGGTCATTGAGCCGTTAGgcaacagagaagagaagatcCTGAACAGAGAGATCG GGTTCGCCATCGGCATGCCGGTCTGTGAGTTTGAGATGTTGAAAGACCCAGAGGTTCAGGACTTCCGCCGCTCCATACTGAGTGTATGCAGAGAGGCcatggaggagagggaagggggcgGAGCCCATAGCCAGGCGCTCTATGTTTACCCCCCAAATGTGGAGTCCAGCCCCCAACTGCCACAACACATCTACAGCAAGCTGGACAAAG GTAGGCTGATTGTCACCATCTGGGTCATTGTGTCTCCGTCAAACTCCAAACAGAAATACACATTGAAG GTGAGTCACGACAGTTTACCTGAGCAGCTGATAGCAGAGTCCATCAGGAAGAAGAGTCGGTCAATGCACCTGTCACCTCAACAACTGCGTCTCTGTGTCCAGGAGTATCAGGGCCAGTACATCCTGAAG gtgtgtgGCTGTGATGAATACCTACTGGAGAAGTACCCTCTCAGTCAGTATAAG TATATCCGCTCCTGCATCATCGTCGGTCGTCTTCCTCACTTGATGTTGGTGTCCAAAGATAGTCTCTACTCTCAACTTCCTGCCTCTGGCTTCGTCACACCTTCTTATAG TCGCCGCACTCCTCAGCCGTCCCCATGTCCAGGAGGAGGGGACGGCTCCCCCCCTCGTTCTCTGTGGGCTTTTAATACTCCGCTGAGGGTCCGGTTGCTCTGCGCCACCTATGTGAATGTCAACATCAGAGATATTGATAAG ATCTACGTGCGGACGGGCATCTATCACGGCGGTGAGCCACTTTGCGACAATGTCAACACGCAGCGAGTTCCATGTTCCAACCCAAG GTGGAATGAATGGCTCACCTATGACATCTACCTGGCGGACCTCCCCCGTTCAGCAAgactctgtctgtctatctgctCTGTGAAGGGAAGGAAAGGGGCCAAGGAG GAGCACTGTCCTCTGGCATGGGGGAATGTCAACCTGTTTGACTACAAAGACATTCTTGTCTCTGGTAAAGTGGCACTTAGTCTCTGGCCTGTTCCTCATGGTCTGGAGGACCTTCTGAATCCTATCGGCGTTGCTGGTTCAAACCCTAACAAG GAGACTCCCTGTGTGGAACTCGAGTTCTCCTGGTTCAACCAGACTGTTGTGTTCCCTGATGAGCAGCAGATAGAAGAGCATGCTAACTGGACCATCAGCAGAGAGCTGGGCTACAACTACTGCCACGGACTG agcacTCGACTGGCATGTGACAGCAGCGTTTCCACAAGTGATGCAGAACAGCTTCGTTCTCTCTGCTCCAAAGATCCTCTGTATGAGCTCTCAGAACAGGAGAAGGACTTCCTCTGGAGACACAG acatTACTGTGTAAACATCCCTGAGTCTCTTCCTAAGCTGCTTTTGTCTGTCAAATGGAACTCCAGAGACGAAGTGTCCCAG aTGTACTGTTTGTTGAAGGAATGGTCTCTGATGGAACCTGAGCTGGCTCTGGAGTTGCTGGACTGTAACTTCCCAGATCCGATGGTTCGGGAATTTGCTCTTCGCTGCCTGGTTCAAGGTCTGACGGATGACAAGCTGTCACAGTATCTGCTGCAGCTTGTTCAG GTGTTAAAGTATGAAATGTACCTGGACAATCCGCTAGCTCGTTTTCTGATCAAGAAAtctctgaccaatcagaggataGGACACTTCTTCTTCTGGCATCTGAA GTCAGAAATGCACAATAAGACGGTGTCGCGCCGCTTTGGTCTGCTGCTAGAAGCCTTCTGCAGAGCCTGTGGGATGTACCTGAAACACCTGAATAGACAG gtggAGGCGATGGATAAACTGGTCAATCTCACTGACACACTGAAGCAAGAGAAGAAGGATGAAACACAAAAA ACTCAGATGAAGTTCCTGGTTGAGCACATGTCTCGTCCAGATTACATGGAGGCTCTGCAGGGGTTCGTCTCTCCTCTAAACCCCGTTCACCAGCTGGGAAACCTCAG GCTGGAGGAATGCAGGATCATGTCATCAGCAAAGCGCCCCCTGTGGCTGAACTGGGAGAACCCTGACATCATGTCAGAACTGCTCTTCACcaataatgaaatcattttcaaGAATGGAGACG acctGCGTCAGGATATGTTGACTCTACAGATCATTAAGATCATGGAGAACATCTGGCAGAACCAAGGCCTGGACCTGCG catgcTGCCGTATGGCTGCTTGTCCATTGGGGACTGTGTGGGTCTGATTGAAGTGGTGAAGAACAGTTTCACCATCATGCAGATTCAGTGTAAAGGAGGCCTGAAGGGGGCGCTGCAGTTCAACTCCAACACTCTTCACCACTGGCTCAAAGACAAGAACCGTGGGGAGGC GTACGACCGGGCCATTGACCTGTTCACCAGATCTTGTGCAGGTTATTGTGTTGCGACCTTCATCCTTGGGATTGGAGATCGGCACAACTCCAACATCATGGTGAAGGAGAACGGACAG CTGTTCCACATTGACTTTGGTCACTTCCTGGATcacaagaagaaaaagtttGGCTACAAGAGGGAGCGAGTTCCTTTTGTGCTGACTCAGGACTTCCTCATCGTCATTAGTAAAGGAGTTCAGGAGTCCACCAAGACCAAGGAGTTTGAGAG GTTCCAGGAGATGTGCTACAAAGCCTACCTCGCCATTCGCCAACATGCCAGCCTCTTCATCaacctcttctccctccttctgGGCTGCGGAATGCCCGAACTCCAAAGCTTCGATGACATTGCGTACCTGAGGAAGACCCTGGCTCTGG AGAAGAGTCAGCAGGAGGCCTTGGAATATTTCACCAAACAGATGAACGACGCTCATCATGGCGGCTGGAGCACCAAGATGGACTGGATCTTCCACACCATCCGCCACATGCCCAAcgaacactga